DNA from Peromyscus leucopus breed LL Stock chromosome 3, UCI_PerLeu_2.1, whole genome shotgun sequence:
AAAAGTCAGCAAGAATGCAGCTGCCCTCTGAAGGTGAGACATGATAGAAAGGTACCACAGAGAGTAAATCTGTCCTCAAATTCCCAACTATGTCTTCAACATTTAGTGTCTTTTATTCAGCTGGTCTACTCTATTAGTAATGTTTTCCATTGTtattatttgatttattattttttccttctaatattgaattttcatttcataacCTCTGTCTCTTTGCTGAGTTTCTTTAACAAGTCTCCAATTATCTTTCTTTCATCCAGTGCTCTAGGTTAACCCTCCTTAAGGCCGttgattgttttttaaactaGACTTCTAAATTCTTTGCCCAATATTCCATTACGTTAGCATATTTGCAGGCTATTATGTATTTAAGAGTGATGGATTTCTGACATATTCATATTGACTTGCCTATTCATATTTCTTGTTCATGTGGTGAGATTTCTGCAGCTATTGTTATGGATATCTCTTCTGGTGGTTTACTGGTGTCTTCTGAGTGAACAGCTTTCTCTTGatagttcaaaccccagcactgcTTGGAGAGGAGAAAACTAgctatggaaacaaacaaacaaaaaaaaaaaacaacaaaatcaaaatcagTTAAGATATAAATTACAATAAACCAACTGAACAACTCAAGATCTGTCCCACACTTTGTATCTGTTCCCCAGAAGTCTCAGTGGCTCACCAAGGTGTGTTTCATTCTGTGATCTACCAGTGCTGAAAGGTTATTGGGAAGATGTCATGGCCATCCCAGAAGCCAggaaatgctgtaattaaaaaTTCTGTATATGTTTCTAAGGGTAGAGTAAATGAATATACTTGGCCCCACCCATAGATGAAAATCTACAGttaattaatggctgctgagaaatagagaatcagtcttccccagggacaaGCCCCTTGATATATTATTCATTCACAAGCAGTCAAACctaaatgcatatacatatgagTACCACTAAATAAAtcatcaggttttatttataaattcttatgtgtgtgcatatatagttgttgtgaaaataataattaaaaattaagaggtAATAAAATGAGAAGTGGAGAGgagatgagacaggaggatgagagAGATGGGGAATTATGTTAATATAGTTCttgtatatgaaattctcaaaatatgggtaaaaaatttaataaaaagttataaaatgaaaattaatgtctATGGGGCATTTATATGTTGTCATTCAAAGGTGTTATCATGGGTTTTTCTTTCCAGAGAAACTTGCTTAGAACCTGCATTTGCTTAGGGATGTACTGTTACAGGATTTCAGAAGCCTAATCCTTCAGGGCAAAGGTACTTCCTACAGGATACTGAATACACTGTTAAAATTTCTATATTTCTGCCATAGAATGCCTCATGGAAGCTTCCATGTAGCACTAGTAATTTTGAGATTCCTTCTTTAAGAAAAACAGTAATCAACATTTTACTAGCTTCTGCAAAGTAACTTTCATTGCATTGCTTTCTTGATTTTAACTCTCTCCTTTCTTGAGGAAATGTGTATCCTTCCCTCTGAGTTAGTTAGTGGTCATTTTAGAAGTTCATCAGCTCAAAATATTGTGATCCTCATCTTAAAGTCTGATAGCATCACTGTAGCTAGGAACTGCCAAtagtgggggtggagagatggctcagaggttaagagcactggttgctcttccagaggtcctgagttcagtttccagcaaccacatggtggctcacaaaccctctctaatgagatctggcgccctcttctggtttgcaagcatacgtgcaggcagaaaactgtttatataataaataaaataaataaacacatattcaaaaatttaaaaaaaaatggccaatagTTGCAAGTGCACCTGAAAATTGAAAACATCTCTATGTAAATGTCAGGGAACATTCAGAGAGGCAATCTTCTAGACTTTAGAAAGTATCATTTCTTTCCTACTAAGTACAGTAATGGGATAGAAATAATCTTTACTGAGAGACTCCCAAGAAGCATCATGATAATTTTACATAAATGCATCTTGCTTTTTCTAAGTCATGTCTAGTTATATTTGTGGACCAAAGAAAAGAGCCCTGGAATGTGAAGAGATAAGACCACACAGAAGCCACTTATCCAGGAGGTAGGATGAATGGACCAGAGAACACAGGTTAGAGGTCCAAAGAGCTAAGAGAGAAGACAGGATTTTAAGAAGTCTGTTTCTGCAAAAATGACTTTTCTGGAGCTTGAACACATTTCTTTTGCAATGAGAGAAGAACATCTCCTTAACCATGTTTCTCATACTTTGAAGTCCTGTAAGTGTCCCCTTATCCTAACTCTCCCATCATTGTCTAGGACACTGACAGTTACAGACaaagtgtttatttttccttaggAATCCTGAATAATCTGtggatttttattgttatttatactTCAGAATGTTTGATAAGCTACTGTAAtattaaaacatcaaaaataagtttttaaattccTCATATATCTGATGCTTAAAATTGTCTCTATAGTGCTCCTTATGAGTGATTGCAATTGATTTTGTATATTTTCGGCCATAACCTGAATTTTAAGTGCCTTCCTTTTATGGCTATGGTCTGATATCGGTGgtgtggcacgcctttaatcccagcacttgggaggcagaggcaggcggatctttgtgagttcaaggccagcctgggctaccaagtgagttccaggaaaggcacaaagctacacagagaaaccctgtcttgaaaaaccaaaaaaaaaaaaaaaaaaaaaaaaaaaaagaaatgttcaacttttcttcttctcaatttaattatatgcattttgcttttataaaagaTACTTCcaatcagccaggcagtgatggtgcacgctttaatcccagcactagggaggcagaggcaggagagttcaaagctagcctggtctacaaagtgagttccaggacagccgggactgttacacagagaaaccctgtcttgaaaaacaaacaaaaaacaacaaaagttcCTTCCAATCAATGggcaatacttttaaaattaatacatacATTGTGGTTGGGTAGTAATTTTAGTGCTATGCATGCCAGAATAATgaatagtaaaattaaaatatgtatggtCTATAGGACCATTTTCAATAAATCATTAATGTTTTTTGTTCATCCATAATAGAAGGATAGTTACATTCAAATAATATACCgctaaaaatcataaaattaaatttaggaAACATAATGTACTATTATCAGGGatagaaatgatcaaaatacattataggcatgtatgaaattctaaaagaataaatacatatttaaaatgcaaTTCATAAGGAATaaaggcaagagaaggaggaaatgagaatAAAAGAGCAAGAGATTTAAATGcagatataaaataagaaaaaaatatgtacatgAAGTCAGATGAATATAAGAATAACAACTCCCAagtataaaatacttttaaataaaaaaattgagaataagaaataataaagaaaaagtaatagaGAAAAAAGTAAGTTAAGATATGAAGTAGGTAGGACCTCACTGAGTCCTCTAGTCACTGTAACTTATTTGAAGGAGATTGTTACAAGTCTTGCCTGGCGTCTATTGCACTTCATCTCTGTTGTCACCCCATTGGTGACATCCCACTCCCCTTGTGGCATGATGGCTGTCAGGTCAAATGGGTGCTGCCAGTGTCAGTGTTAGTGTCACTTTAGAAGCTTCCTTAGTTTGAATGCCTGGAGCCTGCCCTAACCTCAGTGAGTTTTGCACCTTGTGAGCTGGAAGGGTTCTCACTTTCTTCAGAGGCTCTCTGGTTTTTGTTCCGAAGACACAAGCATCTAAGCTGAGCAGTGCATCCTGAGTGTATTTGGGAATACAGGAGATAGGCATTCACATCTGCACTGGAGGGGCAGAACAGGGGGATCTGGGTGCCCTTCTGGCTATTTTTAATGCTTCCAGATTCTTGCCAGCAGCAAATCATTTTATGGAGTTGAGGAGATTGAGTAATTGGGGGTTCACAAGGGTTGGGCTCACAACTCTCAGTCTTGCATGACAGAAAACTATACACAGCAGAGatgcagcaacagaaagctatACACAGCAGAGATGCAGCAACAGAGGCAGGGGACTACCTGTTTTCTAGAGTTCTCAGTGACGGCAATATTATGTAGGCCAAAGATTTGCTCTTCATCACAGTTCAAGGCCTCAAACTGAATCACTTTCCAAAGGCCTAGTTTCCTACTGCTTAAGGTGTTCACCATAGACACCAGACCCTGACCTCCTGTATGATGACTCCCAAGGCTCTCTTTTATGCCAAACATGCAGCAAAGTGTCCCCAGGCTCGCTGACTTATGATacttctctttgttttcaaatCCTTAAAATCACTCACTCTCAGTCAGTAGGCACCTCCTCAAGATGGAGTCTGGCTGTACGTTCTCAGAGATGGGACACTGATATTTTCACACAGGCTCTTCTTTATTAACCTGACTCttcttatgtatgtgtgtcatggGGAAAAATTCTAATACACTGTCCTATCTGAAACCTCAGTCTATCCTTAATACTTTAAATCCGCAATCACTAGAGACTTCTCCATTTACTTTACTACAGTGAATGAAACATAAGAATGAATACAATGTACAAATGACATTTTCCTGGGCATGAAGCTTTCATGTGATTTATAACTCAAATGACTGGTGAGAGATAGTGCAGATAGAGGACTATCTACTCCAATAACCTGATCACCCATGACTAACCTAGGACTCTAAGCCTCTGTCTAAAACTTCAGaatttgagtgtgtgtatatgtgtgtgtgtgtgtgtgtgtgtgtgtgtgtgtgtgtgtgttgtaacatAAAGTACTCTTTACTATCCAAAATTAGCATGTAGGCCAACATATTCAGGAAATAAATTTCTTTAGATAAAGCAAAATTCtgttggagaagaaaaaaatgatggagTTAAGGTGCTGAGATCTGAAAGGAAGTGTAACAAGTGGGTTATAGAATAGTGTATGGAACTGTGGCTCAAGAAGGAGCTAAGGAATTTGGAgaagacctgaaaatgaaaacaatggtGTACAAGCTGAAAACATCTGCCTTTCACACTAAGGAGACAACAGAAAGACTCCACTCTGTGACAGTGTATCAAGTGAATGCTGATCTTCAAGTTTGAGCTACAGAAATGCTTACATCCTCAGATGGTTCCTTTTATACACAGTGTCAAGGATCAATCCAAAACTCTGTTTAGCCAAATTCATTTCATTTATGTTGCTAACTTCTTCACCATGGGCCACATGTCAGGGTACAAGGAAATGGGCAGACACTAAAGCAAATAATTGACCTCTACAGCAGGAGTCCTGCAAACAAACCCCTGCAACTACACGCTAACTACATTGTGGAAAATTCCACACACATAGTGAAAATTCACCACACATAGTGAAATCCTTCAATACTATGATCTAGCTGTGAACACAGAGTTGTGTGCAAATGTGTTTGGCAGGCAACCGATGGGATTATATTGCAAGGTAAAAGTCTGAGGCAAAATACTGAGTGGAATGCAAATTCTCTGTTCATGTTATGCTAGGTGCTTACAAGAGGAAGGTGGATGAGTTGAGTAATTTGTTCCATCAGGACTTTGTATTTGACAGTCATGTGCAGCAAATCTTACACTCTGACAAATTACAGGTTTTCTAGAAACTTTGGGAAGCATGCTGGTTTTAGATTAATTTCTTGGGTAAAGATAAATCTTTGTGAATCCATCCTTTCTGAATATCTCATACTAAAACATTTGTGAAAAGTTAACATGAGAATTTCTAAAATCTGTCAGACATTGTTCAGTAGGACAGATTTTCTACTTAGGCTTGAGCTCAAAAGCCTTTAGATGAGATGTAGGATGCAGAAATGAGAGCACTGAGTAGAGGGCTTTGTTGTAAAGCTGGTCTAACAATACTGGGATTGGAGCCACAGCATAGCCTATGAAACCAATGTTGGCCTTTCCGGTAGCTCATTCTACATTTTCCAATCTCCAGTCATGTTATCATCTCCAACACAATTGCCACATTAAAGCCAAGTTTTTCTACCTTTATTTAGCATCTCTAGAATAGTCAATATGTTTCAGAAAACTGATATATAATCTCAACTCCAACATATATCTCTCTAGGCCTATGGTTGGAGtggagaaaatgaaagataaGCAATTGGTAGCAAGGCTCCTGCAACTGACTATATAATTAGATTCAGATTGACACATCATCAGGCTATAAGCTCCTCTGGCCAGGTTCTACCTCAGTAAATTGAGGAATGGGTCTAGCtacatacaaaatagaaaattacAGAATCCCTATTGGAATACATTTCTGACTGTTAGAGGTAGCTGTCTGCCATAAGCCTAGCATGCTTTCTTTAAGCTTGGCAATAGTTTCCTGTTCTCTACCTGTCCTGATCTGGAGAATGTCTCTGGGCCTcaaggactgaccttatctgaaagctgccTTTAAGCCAAATGCCTGCCACTTAACTAGATGCCTGATTCATCTTTTGCTTGACCCTTGGCACAAATCCCTGCTGTGAAGACTTGTGCTGAGGAGCTCTGAtataggaccctactgccacatactaagccttgtgataggagtgtgccacttaatgcaaattaaggtgtgtccccaggctccccagtcctatatattccttatactctggaagaaagttgagctgattcaccaaAATTAGTCTTCCAGaggcctctctcttcctgttcatGGACCATGTACAAATTTCTGTCaccccttctgcctctttccccACTCGACATGGTGGTCAAGAGACTAAGAGGGAAAGAGAACCTTCAAAAATCCCCCCCGTATCTATACACAGCTGATTCTCTGATCAGAGCCCAGACTCTGTCCAAACGTTTTCTACTACATCTGAAACATCATGTATACTCTTAGGTCAGGAGGCATCTTCCTAGAATATAGGGTATTTATAATTAACGCAGTTTTCTGGAGCCTTGATGACTCTTAAAAAGGACACATGATGTTAACaaactataagaaaaaaaaaagacctcagtTTTGGAGTATTTCACTCCTGTAATGTATCAAATAAGATCATATGTAAGTTTTATCCATCCTCTTCAAGATACCTGCAACCCATGAGTCTGGTTAGAAAAGAGACAATGGAAAGCCCAAACTTGTTAGGAACTCCTCATCTCCTGCTTTTTCATCATTCCCGTTCTATTTACAGACCTCAGAGCCCTTTAATTTCATCTTCCTACTCAGTAGATTATTTGGCTTGTCAGGAAAAAGGCTGGGACAATAGTGATGTGCTATTAGGTGGTTTCCAAACAGCCCCACTAGCTACGAGAACCAGACTATCCTTAAAGTTTCTTCAATTAACATCCACAAAGTCAGAGGATTTCTAAGGATCCTAGAATGCTTATTTCTTCCTAACTCATCTCCTAGCATTAGGAATCTCACTGTATGGACAGGGGCTTGACTTCCTCTGATTGATCTATGCCAGTGACATCTCAAGCATTATTGGTTCCCACTCTCTGGCCtgagaaaaaaaagtttccttgtcACCTGTAAGTTTCCTAGTGACAAGGGTGCCAAAGAGAGAAGCTGATGCAAGACTCTGGGAAAGAGAAATGTGCAGTTATGTTTGTGCAGGAGGACAATGACCCCTCCACTCTATGCCTTCCTCTCCTAGGGAGCTATAAATTCAGGCTCTCTTCCCCTGCTCACTACCTTCTGCCACCATGAGTGCTCTCCTGATCCTGGTCCTTGTGGGAGCTGCTGGTGAGTCGCATGCCTTTCTCGAAGCTCTTTCCATCCCATTAACTGGATTATATGAACTGTCCAAATGctgtctttctatcttctgatagtCTCACCAGCCTCACCAATCTTCTCCCGATTTTCCTGGGCCCATTCTTCACCTTTCTCACTTCTCTTTTAATCTGTTCTCTTTTACTTTGTAATTGGTACCAAAAACAAGGAATGTTGAAAGGTAGGCCTGGTAGAGGTTCCATGAAATGGGCAAGCATGGCCACTACTTGACCCCATGACAGTGTGGTAATTCCACCATAGATAGTTTCTAGGAAAAGTGTTACTGAAAGCAAGAAAACTTTTGTTTTGCCCAAAATATGACCATTAGAGTTATTACCTTACGTGTCCTGTGTCTTGTCTGTTTACTGGGATTTCAAAGTTCTACAATGAACTTAATCTTACCAGTCATGCATTGAAAGGTAACAAGTGCTGTTACATTGGCCAGTTGCTGACCCCTCCCTTTGTTATGTCTGAGTTGACTGGGAATTTCTTTCTATTCTGGCCTCAGTCTACAGAGTTGATTTCTGTGGGAAGCTGGCCTAGGTCAAATCATCCTGACAGTCCAAAAAGTTAACATTCAGGTGGCATAAACAAGTAACAGATGTAAAAATAAAGCAGGCCATGGGTAAACCTAGCTTCAAATTGGATTCACTAAGTCTGTTCTTAGGTAGTTCTTGACTGTCCCAACCTTGATGATCAGAAGAGATCTGGGCCCTGTAGGAAGTACTTATCTGTCCTGCAGAGCCCAATACTGGGAAGCCCTATAATCCATTGTTGCCTAGTGTGCACAGCATGATCCCAGTTTTCCTACACTCATACTCACTAAGAAATCTAAAGGGTTTAAGCTGCCATAGAGCCAATGGCCTCACCTTCTAGCACCCTAAAATTGGtttattctcattttcattctCCATTCAAGTTGCTTTCCTGTTGACGATGATGACAAGATCGTCGGTGGATACACTTGCCGGGAGAGTTCTGTGCCCTACCAGGTGTCTCTGAACTCTGGGTACCACTTTTGTGGAGGTTCCCTCATCAATAGCCAATGGGTGGTGTCTGCTGCTCACTGCTACAAGAGGTAAGGGATGGGCTTCTAGATGCAGAACTCATGGGCTGGTACATGATTAGAACATAGTACTTGGGCAAGTGGTGAAGTTACTGTAAGGTAACTAGGGAAAGCCATGAAGAAAAGAATTGCTGGCAACAGCTAAGTATCATGAGCAAGAGTGAATTTTGATACAGAATAGAAATCTTCTCACTTCCCCAAACAAACACATAATATAGCAAGGATTATGGGCCATTAAACCCTGAAGAATTCATCTTGTTATCATAGACACCAATGAGAAAGTCAGACAAGAACTTTGTATAAGGACCACTAGCTAAAAAGAACAGTGAATACCAAGTTTTCAGAAATCAAATTAAATATTGGTTAATCAATGCAGTCTCTACTGTGTGTTCTCAGTCCTGAATATGTATCATAAAGATGACAAGGtttcttaaaacacaaaaccCAGGGTTAGATTCTGGCTCAGTATTTCTGGAGTTGGAAGCAAGAATGTAAACTTCTCTCAGGGTCTTTTGTCACactggtgtgggtgtggtggtattctaattgtactgaaatgtgattttgattgtatgttaataaataaagttgcctgggggtcagagctattagagccatagacagagtgtggcggtggtggcacacgcctttaatcccatagatctctgtgggttcagggatacagccagcattggagacatatgcctttaagacctagggggctatacattcagacagtgacgaggcagtcacgtgtttggatttacaaccaatgagaaggcagaatgactggaaaaaacgatttacacacaggaaatagctctctttcgagaagctgggacacagaggagtaagggtgagattttagctctgagctctgacctcttggctttctctttttcactgtttctgtgtttcttatttaataagacggttggttacatctacagtgtggGTCCTTGCACAACTCTTCGGTCTCCATGGGATTAGGTTCTACATAGTAATAGTTTTTAACAAAGCAAGAAGTATTTGTCATAGTTTCTACTATAGTAAACAAAGACTCAAAGGGTGAGGTGTACATCAAATCCATATTTGGATCCATATTGGATCCATATTCCTGGATGTATCAGAGTCTGTAGTATGACAGGTTAAAAAACAGCCCAAACTGAACTTCTTTATTTTATACCCTATATACCAACAACCTCTGTAGGTTAAACGGCCAGGGTGCCTAACCAGAAATTGTCCATCATTAAAGAGCTTCTCCTTTGAGCTATTCCTGAACATGAAGTTTTGGAATCTGTAGTGTGTTTTGGTTAATGTGTTGAAACTCTGAACCATGTCTTTTCTTTCCAAAAGCCGCATCCAAGTGAGACTGGGAGAGCACAACATCAATGTCGTTGAGGGCAATGAGCAGTTTGTCACTGCTTCCAAAAGCATCAGGCACCCCAACTTCAATTCGAGGACCCTGGACAATGACATCATGCTGATCAAGCTAGCTTCCCCTGTGACCCTCAATGCCAGAGTGGCAGCTGTAGCTCTGCCCACCTCCTGTGCACCTGCTGGCACTCAGTGCCTCATCTCTGGCTGGGGCAACACCCTTAGCTCAGGTGGTAAGTATGACATTTACCTActccatcctttcctccccatgtttcCAAAACCAGACATGTCTCTGGATTTGAACTTATTAGCTTTCACCTTCCAATTATGTTTGAAGTACCAACTATAAGAAGAGTATACATGGTAAAAAGGGCTACAACATACCAAGAGGTTCTCTTCCTATAACCTAAAGAGAACAAATATACACTGTGTTATTATACTGAAAACAGGATCAAAAATGGTCActttaaagttttagaaagctATAATTCTTTGTTGGAATTTATACTCTTAATGATTTCTCTGGTGGTTAGCCATGTTGTTCAGGGATAAATTATTAATCctcgggcctggagagatggctcagaggttaagagcactgactgctcttccagaggtcctgagttcaattcccaccaaccacatggtggctcacaaccatctgtaatgagatctagtgtcctcttctggcctgctgtcatatatgctgtatacataataaaaaaataaaatctttaaaaaattattgaatcACTGGGTGCTCTAATACATATTTCTTCTTTGATCACTACCTTTTCTCAAAGTGAATAACCCAGACCTGCTCCAGTGCCTGGATGCCCCTCTGCTGTCTCAGGCTGCCTGTGAAGCCTCCTACCCTGGACAAATCACCAACAACATGGTCTGTGCTGGCTTCCTTGAGGGAGGCAAGGATTCCTGCCAGGTGAGTAGCTCCCTTTCCATATGAAACCCCTCTTCTCCAGGAGGGGGATTTGACTATTCAGTATTGTGAGACTAGAGATTCATCCAGTGAGATGGCAGAAGTGATCTCTACCCTGGATGTCCTTTCATCTCATTAGTAAGATTAGAGGATGTGTTTCAATGAAAAACAAATGCAGTCAGAAGCTGACTGGAATAGGTCTTAATGTAAGAGCAGATGTGACCCCTTTTCTTCATGCCACTTTTTTAAACACTGTATTTCTCCATTCCAGGGTGACTCTGGTGGCCCTGTGGTCTGCAAAGGACAACTTCAGGGCATTGTCTCCTGGGGCTATGGCTGTGCCCAGAAGAACCTCCCTGGTGTGTACACCAAGGTCTGCAACTATGTGAACTGGATCCAGAGCACAATTGCTGCCAACTAGAGATCCCCAATCCCTCCTTAGTCCCTGTGTCAATAAAGTGCATTTTTCATCACTACCTGTTCCTCTGTCTGACCTTTCTAGTCCCTTAGCTCTGGGAGGCAAGCTCTTATCTGAGGGTTTTGAGATCAGGCAGACATTCCCCATTGAAATTTATCCTGGACTCAACATGGGCCTCATGAAACAATCATCAGCAAAATCTGAAACACAACAATAATTTCGGTGGAACCATAATAGGGAGTTTATTTCATTGTACTTTTTCAAGAAAAGTCATGTCTGAATAGCAGAGCTAAAGATTTTTCTTCCTTAGTACATCAGGGAGATTTGAAGTTGTAAAGTATGCATACATTGTTGTGGTAGACAAGACTCCTGATTTCTTTGACTATGGCAGAAACTCTTTGTACCCAATGTAAACCTTAGCAATGATTAAATATCTTGACTTCTGACTTCCCTCCCTCATATTCATTTTGGGAACTTTGATGCAAAGTCTTgctctgtaatcctagcaggccttgaacttgttattttCTTGCTTCAGGCTACTGAATGCTTAGACCATAGGTTGCACCAACAGAGCAGGCTCTCTACCTGAAAGTGTTCATACCAATGCAGTTCTACTCCATCCTAAGAGTGGGCGTCCCTAATTGTCACTTATGCTTCTATAGAAGAAATAAGAGGTTCTGGATCTAAACCTCTCACATCTCTTAGCAATCTGCCTCCTGTTTATCCCACACAATAATACTAATGTGCATGTACTGTCTTGAGAATTTCCATAGACATGTTCACATTTACTTCAGGTTCCCTTCTGTATTGGTATTCCAATGCCACAGCTAGAATGCAATAATTCAGAGAAGATTGTTCGAGCACCCTATCCCATACCCGGAAGGTGATAGAACTGGTTATTCTCAGAATTGCTTATCCATTTCCATGCCCACTACtggccccctttctcctcctactGGGTGGTCTCAGATGAGGAACAGCCCATCCTACTTGACTTTTGACATCTTTCATGCCCACCCTCACCAAAAAACACCCTGCACTTCCTGAAATTATTCCCTACTCACAGCCTTCCATGAATTCTGTCTACTTATAGAGAGCTCTTGCTCATTGCATTCTTTCTGATTTAACactttcctgatttctctcaATGTTCAAGACACTATTGAAGTTTCTTCTCAGGGAATATGGGGCTCTATTTTGCCTTTctcctggttttctttctatgGCTACAATCAAACTCTCTGACCAACAGTAACTTAGTGACTTACATTTGACATTACAGTGCATCATTGAGAGATGTCATGGCAAGGACTCAAGCTAGAGTTA
Protein-coding regions in this window:
- the LOC114698003 gene encoding trypsin-like — its product is MTVLPLAFRDIDDDKIIGGYTYQENSVPSQVSMDSGHHFCGENANAVPHYHKLCSRVSRIWGNRRGQHIRSAMDKPRPGKTTFGAINSGSLPLLTTFCHHECSPDPGPCGSCCCFPVDDDDKIVGGYTCRESSVPYQVSLNSGYHFCGGSLINSQWVVSAAHCYKSRIQVRLGEHNINVVEGNEQFVTASKSIRHPNFNSRTLDNDIMLIKLASPVTLNARVAAVALPTSCAPAGTQCLISGWGNTLSSGVNNPDLLQCLDAPLLSQAACEASYPGQITNNMVCAGFLEGGKDSCQGDSGGPVVCKGQLQGIVSWGYGCAQKNLPGVYTKVCNYVNWIQSTIAAN